One window of Ictalurus punctatus breed USDA103 chromosome 22, Coco_2.0, whole genome shotgun sequence genomic DNA carries:
- the LOC108255642 gene encoding UDP-glucuronosyltransferase 2C1 isoform X1, whose amino-acid sequence MMGRADIWLIRAYWDFEFPRPLLPNFIYVGGLHCTPAKPLPEGMEEFVQSSGDDGVVVFALGTLITNLTMEKSNMIASALGQIPQKVVWSYRGEKPHTLAPNTRIYRWIPQNDLLGHPKTRAFVTHGGSNSVYQAIYHGVPMVGIPLFADQPDNMVRMQARGVAIVLDINKMQTQDLVDTLKAIIYQSKYKANARRLSQTHHERPIKPLDEAVFWIEYVMKNKGAKHLRVAAHQLSWYQYYLLDVLSFFLLALALILYIFMKTSRVGLWIIKSTRNHKRKLE is encoded by the exons ATGATGGGTCGAGCTGATATCTGGTTGATCAGAGCTTACTGGGACTTCGAGTTCCCGCGACCTCTCCTACCAAACTTCATCTATGTCGGAGGCCTGCACTGTACTCCTGCTAAACCTTTACCAGAG ggtaTGGAGGAGTTTGTTCAGAGCTCTGGAGATGATGGTGTTGTGGTGTTCGCTCTGGGCACGCTGATCACAAACCTCACCATGGAGAAGTCCAACATGATCGCCTCGGCTCTCGGACAGATCCCTCAGAAG gtggtGTGGAGTTACCGAGGAGAGAAGCCACACACTCTGGCTCCAAACACCAGGATTTATCGCTGGATTCCCCAAAATGATTTACTGG GTCATCCCAAAACCCGAGCGTTCGTCACTCATGGTGGCTCCAACAGTGTGTATCAGGCCATTTATCACGGCGTGCCCATGGTGGGGATCCCGCTGTTTGCCGATCAACCAGATAACATGGTGCGCATGCAGGCCAGAGGCGTCGCCATCGTCCTGGACATTAACAAAATGCAGACGCAGGACCTGGTGGACACTCTTAAAGCCATCATCTATCAATCAAA GTACAAGGCGAACGCCCGGCGTCTGTCCCAGACGCACCACGAGCGTCCCATCAAACCTCTGGACGAGGCCGTGTTCTGGATCGAGTACGTGATGAAGAATAAAGGCGCTAAACACCTGCGCGTAGCCGCTCATCAGCTCTCCTGGTACCAGTACTACCTGCTGGACGTGCTGAGCTTCTTCCTCCTCGCACTCGCTCTAATCCTCTACATCTTTATGAAGACCAGCAGAGTCGGCCTCTGGATCATCAAATCAACACGAAATCACAAGAGGAAGTTGGAGTGA
- the LOC108255642 gene encoding UDP-glucuronosyltransferase 2C1 isoform X2, protein MEMRMEMRMEMKVFPVLMLCAFLAGVHGGNVLVWPCDGSHFLNMIPVLDALMDRGHRVSVLVPSVALHRDVRQAAHFDLLSFNVSVSDSELQLFLEEYLRFLIYDRARAGLLQKYVEFYRLASRRQDLVLSYCEGTLRNPPLMDKLRRMRFDAVLADPVYPCSDLMAHTLGVPFVYTFRFSIAHTVERLCGASVTPLAYVPGSTCNFTDRMSFTQRVRNVLFYWSQDVMALSLWRKYDQYYSQYLGKPTSYCEMMGRADIWLIRAYWDFEFPRPLLPNFIYVGGLHCTPAKPLPEGMEEFVQSSGDDGVVVFALGTLITNLTMEKSNMIASALGQIPQKVVWSYRGEKPHTLAPNTRIYRWIPQNDLLGHPKTRAFVTHGGSNSVYQAIYHGVPMVGIPLFADQPDNMVRMQARGVAIVLDINKMQTQDLVDTLKAIIYQSKYKANARRLSQTHHERPIKPLDEAVFWIEYVMKNKGAKHLRVAAHQLSWYQYYLLDVLSFFLLALALILYIFMKTSRVGLWIIKSTRNHKRKLE, encoded by the exons atGGAGATGAGGATGGAGATGAGGATGGAGATGAAGGTGTTCCCGGTGCTAATGCTGTGCGCTTTTCTGGCAGGAGTGCACGGCGGGAATGTGTTGGTCTGGCCCTGCGACGGAAGTCACTTTCTGAACATGATCCCGGTTCTGGACGCGCTGATGGACCGAGGACACCGGGTATCGGTGCTCGTGCCGAGCGTAGCGCTTCACCGGGACGTGCGCCAAGCCGCGCACTTCGACCTGCTCTCCTTCAACGTGTCGGTGTCGGACTCGGAGCTgcagctgttcctggaggaaTACCTGCGCTTTTTGATCTACGACAGGGCGCGCGCCGGTCTGCTGCAGAAGTACGTGGAGTTCTACCGGCTCGCCTCCCGCAGGCAGGACCTGGTCCTCTCGTACTGCGAGGGCACGCTCCGGAACCCGCCGCTCATGGACAAGCTGAGGCGCATGCGCTTCGACGCGGTCCTCGCGGACCCGGTGTACCCGTGCAGCGACCTGATGGCGCACACGCTCGGCGTGCCGTTCGTCTACACGTTCCGCTTCTCCATCGCGCACACCGTGGAGCGCCTGTGCGGCGCGAGCGTAACGCCACTGGCCTACGTGCCGGGATCTACGTGCAACTTCACCGACCGCATGAGCTTCACGCAGCGCGTGCGCAATGTGCTCTTCTACTGGAGTCAGGACGTCATGGCCCTGAGCCTGTGGAGGAAATACGACCAGTACTACAGCCAGTATTTAG GTAAACCCACAAGTTACTGTGAGATGATGGGTCGAGCTGATATCTGGTTGATCAGAGCTTACTGGGACTTCGAGTTCCCGCGACCTCTCCTACCAAACTTCATCTATGTCGGAGGCCTGCACTGTACTCCTGCTAAACCTTTACCAGAG ggtaTGGAGGAGTTTGTTCAGAGCTCTGGAGATGATGGTGTTGTGGTGTTCGCTCTGGGCACGCTGATCACAAACCTCACCATGGAGAAGTCCAACATGATCGCCTCGGCTCTCGGACAGATCCCTCAGAAG gtggtGTGGAGTTACCGAGGAGAGAAGCCACACACTCTGGCTCCAAACACCAGGATTTATCGCTGGATTCCCCAAAATGATTTACTGG GTCATCCCAAAACCCGAGCGTTCGTCACTCATGGTGGCTCCAACAGTGTGTATCAGGCCATTTATCACGGCGTGCCCATGGTGGGGATCCCGCTGTTTGCCGATCAACCAGATAACATGGTGCGCATGCAGGCCAGAGGCGTCGCCATCGTCCTGGACATTAACAAAATGCAGACGCAGGACCTGGTGGACACTCTTAAAGCCATCATCTATCAATCAAA GTACAAGGCGAACGCCCGGCGTCTGTCCCAGACGCACCACGAGCGTCCCATCAAACCTCTGGACGAGGCCGTGTTCTGGATCGAGTACGTGATGAAGAATAAAGGCGCTAAACACCTGCGCGTAGCCGCTCATCAGCTCTCCTGGTACCAGTACTACCTGCTGGACGTGCTGAGCTTCTTCCTCCTCGCACTCGCTCTAATCCTCTACATCTTTATGAAGACCAGCAGAGTCGGCCTCTGGATCATCAAATCAACACGAAATCACAAGAGGAAGTTGGAGTGA